One window of Deltaproteobacteria bacterium genomic DNA carries:
- the trpS gene encoding tryptophan--tRNA ligase, protein MKGVTPKGVTPKERIVSGMRPTGRLHLGHYHGVLKNWLKLQDQYDCLFFIADWHGLTTEYSSPEGLRQSRREILADWLAVGLDPKKATIFVQSDVKEHAELHLLLSMITPVPWLERVPSYKEMQQELTTKDLSTYGFLGYPLLQTADIILYNAGKVPVGIDQVPHIELAREVVRRFNHLYGETFVEPKPLLTEAPKLLGMDRRKMSKSYDNCLYLSDDAGTIEKKVMSAVTDPARMRREDPGNPDICLIFDYHKLHSPKDVVEKVDAECRQAKIGCVEDKKRMVATINQFLDPIRRKREEVLKQGSRLDEMVDEGAKKARALAQNTMEKVRKAMKV, encoded by the coding sequence ATGAAGGGTGTTACACCCAAGGGTGTTACACCCAAAGAAAGAATCGTCTCAGGGATGCGCCCAACAGGGAGACTCCACCTGGGTCACTACCATGGCGTCCTGAAAAACTGGCTGAAACTGCAAGACCAGTACGACTGTCTCTTTTTTATCGCCGACTGGCACGGATTGACCACGGAATACAGCTCCCCCGAGGGATTGAGACAATCCCGGCGGGAAATCCTGGCCGACTGGCTGGCGGTTGGTTTGGACCCGAAGAAGGCGACAATTTTTGTCCAGTCGGATGTCAAGGAGCATGCCGAACTTCATCTGTTGCTCTCGATGATAACCCCTGTTCCCTGGCTGGAAAGGGTCCCTTCCTACAAGGAGATGCAACAGGAGCTGACCACGAAAGACCTCTCGACCTACGGCTTTTTGGGTTATCCGCTCCTGCAGACGGCCGATATTATTCTTTATAACGCGGGCAAGGTCCCGGTCGGGATCGATCAGGTCCCCCATATCGAACTGGCCCGCGAGGTCGTCCGGCGGTTCAATCATCTTTATGGTGAAACTTTTGTCGAACCGAAACCGCTTCTGACAGAGGCCCCCAAACTGTTGGGGATGGATCGGCGGAAGATGAGCAAGAGTTATGACAATTGTCTCTACCTTTCTGATGATGCCGGGACGATTGAAAAAAAGGTAATGTCGGCGGTTACCGACCCGGCCCGGATGAGGCGTGAAGATCCCGGGAACCCGGATATCTGCCTTATCTTTGATTATCACAAACTCCACTCCCCCAAGGATGTTGTGGAGAAGGTGGATGCCGAATGTCGTCAGGCCAAGATCGGTTGCGTGGAGGATAAAAAGAGGATGGTGGCCACGATCAATCAATTTCTGGACCCGATACGCAGAAAAAGGGAAGAAGTCTTGAAACAGGGGAGCCGTCTGGATGAAATGGTCGATGAGGGGGCCAAGAAGGCGAGGGCCCTTGCCCAGAATACGATGGAGAAGGTCCGAAAGGCGATGAAGGTATGA
- a CDS encoding MEDS domain-containing protein, translating to MTPPSRHESLDRLSWGAHLCQFYHGSSDWLDLLTRFFLNGLNQNQFCLWILPPVIKRRDFDEMINKTRVFKEAFTSGQMEVATATRWYSLKTGFDPHKASQRLHLKYQESLKRGFEGIRVAGGPHHIKEKMVWKRFADYEKRVHQEIGSRKIIALCTHSFTECPLGTMNSLIQSHDRTLIQRSGQWEVL from the coding sequence TTGACACCGCCATCCCGCCACGAATCATTGGATCGCCTGAGCTGGGGGGCTCATCTCTGCCAGTTCTACCACGGTTCTTCTGACTGGCTGGATCTCTTGACCCGTTTTTTTCTGAACGGTTTAAACCAAAACCAGTTTTGTCTCTGGATCCTGCCACCGGTCATCAAACGTCGGGACTTTGACGAGATGATCAATAAAACCAGGGTCTTTAAAGAAGCGTTCACTTCAGGGCAGATGGAAGTAGCGACAGCGACTCGTTGGTATTCCCTCAAGACAGGGTTTGATCCCCACAAGGCCTCTCAACGGCTCCACCTCAAGTATCAGGAATCACTCAAGAGGGGGTTTGAAGGGATACGGGTGGCAGGGGGACCCCATCATATCAAGGAGAAGATGGTTTGGAAACGGTTCGCCGATTACGAAAAGAGGGTCCATCAGGAGATAGGGTCCCGCAAGATCATCGCCCTCTGCACCCACTCCTTCACAGAATGCCCGTTGGGCACCATGAACTCCCTCATTCAGTCCCACGACCGGACCCTCATCCAAAGGAGCGGGCAGTGGGAAGTCCTCTGA
- the scpB gene encoding SMC-Scp complex subunit ScpB yields MEHTELKKVIESLLFASGRPLTAKEIQAVFDEEISGGVIHEVLDSLKKEYEEQGRGFGLEEISGGYQLRTKPEFAAWVQKLEQRRPPRLSSPALESLAIIAYRQPVTRPEVEHIRGVDSGAVLKGLLERRFIRVVGKKDEPGRPLIYATTPEFLALFGLRDLSDMPSLKDFEEKAAAENAAAAEEREEKGEGLFEDTAEMALRLADLGDEEREALDLLEKGLQELKEVEKGLEPAGGTPSGGTPLDKAEGNP; encoded by the coding sequence ATGGAACATACAGAGCTGAAGAAGGTTATTGAATCCCTCTTGTTTGCCTCCGGCAGACCGCTGACGGCTAAAGAGATCCAGGCGGTCTTTGATGAGGAGATCTCCGGCGGGGTCATCCATGAGGTCCTGGACTCCCTGAAGAAGGAATATGAAGAACAGGGGAGGGGGTTTGGGCTCGAAGAGATTTCGGGGGGGTATCAGCTTCGGACGAAGCCCGAATTTGCCGCATGGGTCCAGAAGCTGGAGCAGAGACGGCCGCCGAGGCTTTCTTCACCAGCGCTGGAGAGCTTGGCGATCATCGCCTATCGCCAGCCGGTGACCCGCCCGGAGGTGGAGCATATCCGTGGGGTCGATTCCGGGGCGGTGTTGAAGGGGCTCTTGGAGCGTCGTTTCATCCGTGTGGTCGGGAAGAAGGATGAACCGGGGCGTCCTTTGATTTACGCCACAACACCGGAATTTCTGGCCCTCTTTGGTTTGAGGGACCTCTCCGACATGCCGTCACTGAAGGATTTTGAGGAGAAGGCCGCCGCAGAAAATGCCGCCGCGGCGGAGGAAAGGGAGGAAAAGGGGGAGGGGTTGTTTGAAGATACGGCTGAAATGGCGCTTCGGCTCGCCGATCTTGGTGACGAGGAGAGGGAGGCGCTTGATCTCTTGGAGAAAGGTTTGCAGGAGTTGAAGGAGGTAGAGAAGGGGTTGGAGCCGGCGGGTGGAACGCCCTCGGGTGGAACACCCCTTGACAAAGCGGAGGGGAACCCTTAA
- a CDS encoding segregation/condensation protein A — MKMENYTIEVDRFEGPLDLLLHLIRKSDIDIHDIPIAFILDRYLEYLSRAEELNVDLAGEFIYTASELAYIKSRMLLPPEASEEEDEGPDPRADLVQRLIEYEKYKRASQWLEKKPLLDREVFGHPTERFQAGTEDEEELEVDLSALLSAFQRVWNRLPKDRMHEVKVDRLSVSERMVELVDQLKGKKEIEWRAFFNEAKTRETLVVTFLAILEMAKLKMIRVAQKSAYGEIWIHSQLMEA; from the coding sequence ATGAAGATGGAGAACTACACCATTGAAGTCGATCGTTTTGAAGGGCCGCTGGACCTCCTGCTCCACCTGATCCGCAAGAGTGACATCGATATCCATGATATCCCGATCGCCTTCATTCTGGACCGGTATCTCGAATACCTCTCCAGGGCGGAAGAGTTGAATGTCGATCTGGCCGGTGAGTTTATCTATACCGCCTCCGAACTGGCTTACATCAAGTCCAGAATGCTCTTGCCTCCGGAGGCCTCGGAGGAGGAGGATGAGGGACCGGACCCGCGCGCCGATCTTGTCCAGCGGCTGATTGAATACGAAAAATATAAAAGGGCCTCCCAGTGGCTTGAGAAGAAACCGCTCCTGGACCGCGAAGTTTTTGGGCACCCGACCGAACGGTTTCAGGCTGGGACTGAGGATGAGGAGGAGCTCGAGGTTGATCTCTCAGCGTTGCTCTCCGCCTTTCAGAGGGTCTGGAACCGTCTCCCCAAGGACAGGATGCATGAGGTGAAGGTGGATCGGCTCTCGGTTTCGGAACGGATGGTGGAGCTGGTCGATCAACTGAAAGGGAAGAAAGAGATCGAGTGGAGGGCTTTTTTTAACGAGGCCAAGACACGGGAAACCCTTGTCGTGACATTTCTGGCGATCTTGGAGATGGCAAAGCTAAAGATGATCCGCGTTGCCCAGAAAAGTGCCTATGGCGAAATTTGGATCCACTCGCAGTTAATGGAGGCTTAA
- the speA gene encoding biosynthetic arginine decarboxylase produces the protein MAQPILKEVPARHSANNVENGTTKNDSSAKPEKVWTVADSLRVYNINSWGSGYFSVNEKGEVICSPLPQEGASLSLMAVIQEAKEMGLGFPLQIRFQDIIRHRVRSINLAFKNAIEEHEYKGHFKGVFPIKVNQLREVVDEILDAGREFSHGLEVGSKPELVAGLALNDNPESLIICNGYKDNAFIRLALLGQKVGRRIILVVEKVDEVERIIQISQQMEIEPTIGIRVRLSSKGSGKWADSSGDDAKFGLTASEALEAWEYLQENKLEHCLQMIHFHIGSQVPDIMNIKQATREATRYYAKFIQLGAKLEYLDVGGGLAIDYDGSGTSFHSSMNYSLDEYASTIVYNIKDICEDEKVPPPVIVSESGRSTVAHHSVLVVEAFANVEKSHESKLMKVSDSDKEHKIIRDILSLRRKIPHKKNLLEVYHALQQIKEESIRLFDVGLLDLVVKAKVENLYWQIAEQIVNKFRANGHIPEEILELENSLSDQYVCNFSIFQSLLDNWAIGQLFPIIPIHRLNEEPSNRATLVDITCDSEGKIDEFIDLKDVREFLPLHPIGKDPYYLGIFLSGAYQDIMGDEHNLFGRTNEVHVFLDPDEESGFYLEEVIRGSTIEQVLQSTQYDPNDLIRNFKRVVDTAIKEDRIKPTLGMKLLDDYRKALSDYTYLSDRDLLPPNS, from the coding sequence ATGGCACAGCCGATTTTGAAGGAAGTTCCTGCCCGTCATTCTGCGAACAACGTCGAAAACGGCACGACAAAAAACGATTCTTCGGCAAAGCCGGAAAAAGTCTGGACGGTGGCCGACTCCCTCCGGGTCTATAACATCAACAGCTGGGGTTCCGGTTATTTCTCAGTCAATGAAAAAGGGGAGGTGATCTGTTCCCCGTTGCCCCAGGAGGGGGCGAGTCTCTCCTTGATGGCGGTCATTCAGGAGGCCAAGGAGATGGGGCTTGGGTTTCCGCTTCAGATCCGGTTTCAGGATATCATCCGGCACAGGGTTCGATCGATCAATCTGGCTTTTAAGAATGCGATCGAGGAACACGAATACAAGGGCCATTTTAAAGGGGTATTTCCTATAAAAGTTAATCAGTTAAGAGAGGTTGTGGATGAGATACTGGATGCCGGCAGGGAGTTTTCCCATGGGCTTGAGGTGGGGAGCAAGCCGGAACTGGTGGCCGGTCTGGCCCTCAATGACAATCCGGAGAGCCTGATTATCTGCAACGGTTATAAGGATAACGCCTTTATCCGTCTGGCCTTGCTCGGGCAGAAGGTGGGACGGAGGATCATTCTGGTGGTGGAGAAGGTGGATGAGGTGGAGCGGATCATCCAGATCAGCCAACAGATGGAGATCGAGCCAACCATCGGCATCCGGGTCCGGCTTTCCAGCAAGGGGTCCGGAAAATGGGCTGACTCCAGCGGAGACGACGCCAAATTCGGGCTGACCGCCTCGGAGGCGCTGGAGGCCTGGGAGTATCTGCAGGAAAACAAGCTGGAGCATTGTCTCCAGATGATCCATTTCCATATCGGCTCTCAGGTACCGGATATCATGAACATCAAGCAGGCGACCCGTGAGGCGACCCGGTACTATGCCAAGTTCATTCAACTCGGCGCAAAACTGGAATACCTGGATGTGGGAGGGGGGCTGGCGATCGACTACGACGGGAGCGGGACCTCTTTTCATTCCTCCATGAACTACTCGCTGGATGAATATGCGAGTACCATCGTTTATAACATCAAGGATATCTGCGAGGATGAGAAGGTTCCTCCACCGGTGATTGTTTCGGAGAGCGGCCGGTCTACCGTGGCCCATCACAGCGTGCTGGTGGTTGAGGCATTTGCCAATGTGGAGAAGAGTCACGAATCAAAACTGATGAAGGTTAGCGATTCGGACAAGGAACACAAGATCATCCGGGACATCTTGTCACTGAGGAGAAAGATTCCCCATAAAAAGAACCTGCTGGAGGTCTACCATGCCTTGCAACAGATCAAGGAGGAGTCGATCCGTCTCTTTGATGTCGGCCTGCTCGATCTGGTGGTCAAGGCGAAGGTGGAAAATCTCTACTGGCAGATTGCCGAACAGATTGTGAACAAGTTCCGGGCCAACGGGCATATTCCGGAAGAGATTTTGGAGTTGGAAAACAGCCTGTCGGACCAGTATGTCTGCAATTTTTCCATCTTTCAGTCCTTACTGGATAACTGGGCGATCGGTCAGCTTTTTCCCATAATCCCGATCCACCGATTGAATGAGGAGCCCTCCAATCGGGCGACGCTGGTGGATATTACCTGCGACTCCGAAGGGAAAATCGATGAGTTTATCGACCTCAAGGATGTCCGGGAGTTCCTGCCGCTCCATCCGATCGGCAAGGATCCCTATTACCTGGGGATTTTTCTCTCCGGGGCCTATCAGGATATCATGGGGGACGAACACAACCTTTTTGGCCGGACCAATGAGGTCCATGTCTTTCTGGATCCGGACGAGGAATCCGGGTTTTACCTGGAAGAGGTGATCCGGGGTTCTACCATTGAACAGGTCCTTCAGAGTACCCAGTATGACCCGAATGATCTGATCCGGAACTTCAAGAGGGTGGTGGATACCGCTATTAAGGAGGATCGGATCAAGCCGACACTCGGGATGAAGCTCCTGGATGACTACCGGAAGGCATTGTCGGATTATACCTATCTGTCAGACCGTGACCTCCTTCCTCCTAATAGCTAA
- a CDS encoding site-2 protease family protein, with protein sequence MTEKIRLFIVFLPVFLFSLSFHESSHAFMANKLGDNTARLMGRLTLNPLAHIDLVGTILFPLMMFLVPGLIPFGWAKPVPVDPRNLRGGRKGHLRVAAAGPLSNLLLAFLFAGFFQLLLQIPSPGKSFLIIGEMLQVGVYLNLMLCFFNLIPLHPLDGGGVLEGILPEKYLETYHKIGRYGFLILIAAFYLGVLRFLMIPVQLLAGVLLS encoded by the coding sequence ATGACGGAAAAAATCAGGCTTTTTATCGTTTTTCTCCCCGTTTTTCTCTTTTCACTCTCGTTTCACGAAAGTTCCCACGCCTTTATGGCCAACAAACTGGGGGACAATACTGCCAGGCTGATGGGGCGGCTCACGCTCAACCCCTTGGCCCACATCGATCTGGTCGGGACGATCCTTTTTCCCCTCATGATGTTTCTGGTCCCGGGGCTGATCCCCTTCGGGTGGGCCAAACCGGTGCCGGTCGACCCACGGAATTTGAGGGGAGGGAGAAAAGGGCATCTTCGTGTGGCGGCGGCTGGCCCCTTATCCAACCTCCTTCTCGCTTTTCTCTTTGCCGGTTTTTTTCAACTTCTTTTACAAATCCCTTCACCCGGCAAGTCGTTTCTGATTATCGGCGAAATGTTGCAGGTGGGAGTTTATCTGAATCTGATGCTCTGTTTCTTTAATCTGATCCCTTTGCACCCATTGGATGGCGGCGGAGTCCTTGAGGGGATCCTGCCTGAAAAATATCTTGAAACCTACCATAAGATCGGGCGTTATGGGTTTCTGATCCTGATTGCCGCCTTTTATCTGGGGGTGCTGCGATTTCTGATGATACCAGTTCAACTCTTGGCAGGGGTTCTACTCTCATGA